From Juglans regia cultivar Chandler chromosome 9, Walnut 2.0, whole genome shotgun sequence:
TTATTTGATGGCTTAAGACTGGTTCAACAAATGGGAATCAAAGACCTTATGGTGGAATTATATTTGTCTGTGGTGGTGGGATGGATCCAAACTGGTGTATGTAATTTTTGGAATATGTggaattttttgaaagaaattaacGCTGTATTTTACTCCattaattatagtatatgtCATATCTACCGAGAAGGAAATATGGTAGTGGACTTCCTAGCCAAGGAGGgtgccaaaaaacaaaaattgggtATTTTCTAGATCAGAAATTAGAACCGGAATGCTACGAGGTCTTTTGCGCACGGATCGTTGGGAACTTTCTTATTTACGCTAGTAATTCTTTGCTTATTATTTGGTGTAAATGGTAGTTTCTCTGCCTTAGTGAGGATCTTGCAATAAAATATCCtccttttgattaaaaaaaaaaaagtctcttgTATTAATGtaatgaatattataaatagcaATGATAGATTCTCAACACACTCACGATGACTGAAATATTTTGTCAAACAACTTGAGCTCTTATCGTCCTTAGTTATAAGTATAAGATCATCctgtaaattttggtgagagTTTAATACTTCATACCAGAATTGATGAGCCGAAGAATCCAAAGTAACTAATGTTCTTTTGGAATGGACGCTTTGGATTTATTGCATTACTTTTACAGGTCTCTTTTTTTTTGCTTGTACGGGAATGACAAATGAAGCCCTACTTGGCTATTTTTGTCGTGTAGTGAATTCGGTAACAGTTAAAAGTGGTAGTTGGACCTTCCTAATCACGtatattaatagaataatgatagagttACCCATATTAATATGACTGGTAGGGTTGAAACTCTTCCTTTGTCTTAACTaccatttttttcttgattgtCTTTCGGGTCTGCTTCTTttctcttctgttttttttttctaccctGCTGGTCCGCTGGAGTTGTTCGAGGTTCTTTGAGTTTTGTGTTGTGtctcatgagagagagagagagagagagagagagagagagagagagagagctttgatataaaagttataaatagaTCATTTAGTATAGCAACACTTCTGCACTTGCTTCCTCTAAGACCACTGTGATTCGCAAGCAGAATCCACACGAGATAGGTCTAAGGACTGAAGAGTAACAGGCCGAGGTTGTACATTGTGACCATCAGAATCGAGTCAAAagtggaaaaaagaaagaaaaaaagagtgaaaataaatgggtagaaagagaaaaacatGGAGGAGTGAAGAAAAAGCCAAGAAAAGTAAATCCTAGAGATCATTGACATTTGACCCCAAGCTTCTTgtgcccttttcttttttacttccCCCCCTCCCTTCACTCTCTACTAAAATTTTCTACATATTTAGCCTCTCAACTAGACTTCAAATCACTTGCAAGGATTGTTGATGAGATATCACAATCAGCAATGAGAACCCTTCCTGCAATTTAGTGCACCTGCACTCGTTGTAATTGTGCCAACAAGAGCAGACGGTCTTGCTCCTAAGCTCGAAGCCTTGGCATAGCTTGATGAAGCCCCAGCACCTGATGCTGTAAAAAATGCACCATTCAGCAATAGGTCTCCTTCAGACCTCCAATTCCAGTGCTTCCAATTACTTTCTGGAGCATCCTCATGTTTGGTCACCTGCAGAAATTCACAGTTTCGAGACATATATCAGTAACAATAGTACATGTGACTCCTTTTGTCATTTCCAATCATACCAACTAATGTGTCACATTTTTTCACCTCTTTGCTGAATCTGTCATCTGGTGCAGCAAATCTGTTCCCTTGGCTATTAATGGTAGGGGAAGCACTCCCTCCAATGGCATACATTTCCCAGTGAGTGTAGTCATTGTTCACCACATGGAAGTACCCTAGCCTACATCTGCATATGTGAAAGAATATACCCTcaacaacacaaaaataaagCAATCCAACATACAAGTCACACTTCTTTTGCTTTTgggacttcttttttttttttttaccttggCATTCTTTGGACAAGCCCCTCCCCAAAGTGATTGAAGGCGATGGTCACCTGCATGCCCTTGTCCTGAGTGTAGGAATCGCTGTGACCCAACAACATCACCTTGTCATGGTGTGTCATGTAATTGTTTGAGATGGTAATGGCTGTGGAACCATGAATTGCATCAATCAACCCATCATCACAGTTTGACAGTGAACAATGGTCCACCCATACGTGGCTCCCACCAAAGATGGACACCCCATCACCGTCCGATACTGTCCTCCACCCATAGTGCCGTGGGGAGCTCCTCACCATAGCATTTCCCCCTTGCTTACAGTCATGTAGGTGTATGCCATGAATGATAATATTACTCACAAACTGAACAGTGATGCATGGACCCCCAGCAATGTGCACACTCGCTCCCCTCCCATCAATGGTCTTAAACGAATTCATAATCAGCTCTTCCTTCAACTTTATCACCATATCTCGTGCAAAGATAATCCACAATGGCTCATCTTGAACCACAGCATATCTCAGAGTCCCCGGCTTTGGGTTCACTGCATCTTTATCGCTGCTGTCTGTGACCACGTAAATCTTGCCATTTTTTCCTCCAATGGCGTTTCTGCCAAACCCAATAGCACAATCAGCCAGCCTCTGGCGGTTCTTCTCCCAATTGGGGTCACACCGCCAGCAATCGTCGATTGGGTTGCCCGTCCCGCAAGAAAGATAACCCAAGTTCCTCCTAGCCTTAGACGCATTGTTGATGCTCctgaaattaacaaaaaaaaatgtgacatttttttaacattagcATGCAAAGTAGCCATTTTTTAGTACCATTCCGTACCCAGAAACAAACACTAAAAGAAAGTCATGTTGGTGGAGGCTCATACCTTTGTACTTCTTTTACTACTAGCTCAGGATCCTGAACTGGGGAGGAGGAAATGAGGGTTGGGAGCAGGACAGAGAAGAGGAAGGTGATGAGAAAGAGCGGAGGAGGAGGGATTGCCATTTTCCTGTTGTGTGATAGGAAATGTGCGAGAGAGCAAAAGGAGGTtgagtgatgatgatgaatggAGGAGTGGAgcgtatgtatatataaagaaatttaaagcCGGGCTAAATGGTATGATTTAACTAAACATGTGGGTCCAAAGGTGCTCGTGATTTCTGGTTTTAAGGGATTCTCCATCAATTTTGGGTAGTTTTTTGCCGTTAAGCGAAGCAAGCCATGAATGatggtggaaaaaaaataataacatcaaAAGGAAAATCGTTTACAGGATCATGAACAAATTCTTTAGAACAATTGCCATTCTTTTTTTAGGTAGAAATATCCACTTAGAATGTGTACAGCATCAAACATCATTGAGATGATAAAAGACAAAGAGTAGcattcatcttctttttatcAAGTGAGAACATAAAACAGACTCAGTTTTCTTACATCTTCTACAAACAGAGTCTCCACATGGCTTAGATTCTATGATTTTCCATACAAGTATATTGTGCTTTTCTACatcaattttctattttttttttaattaaagttagAAGCTACAGAGTGtgataatcattttctttccaCCATTTTCACCCCTAGAATTGAGGTTTGAATAACCCAAATACTCATAATATATTCTCTTTGCACAACAAAACTCACATGCAACCAAGTCATTAACAAAAACATTGAACAATTTGTGTTTTTGcacatatttatattaatactCCTACATTCGGATTAACCCATTCTACACAAATATCAGCAATGACAATTTTGTTATATACCCggatgttgaaaaaatatttgatagaaCTGTtgtttttcatctaaaattatgtCATCTCtaatcatatttattgatgtgaCACGTTTGGTTATCCATTTAAacgattaaaatattatgtcaCTTCAAATATGTCACATCAAAATGTAATGAttatagatagtaaaatctaaaataaataataatattgttggaACAGtaatattctcatttttattctttttctctttaaagaAAGTTGGtcattctctctctaaaaatcttatttttaaaaaaatatttctcttatttttttcaacccttattaaaagaaaattatttatttatgaccaGTTATTtctagtaaaaataattattttctgtcaataTGAATCTGTTTTATCACAAATAGTCGTTATTATcgtaaataatctgtcacaaatatttatttttcttgtaatctCTCTTTGAATAGAGGCAAGCATGACATTTTTatctcttgttttattttcattattttatattattttttctttgtatttcctTCTGTTTTGCATGATGACAACCCTATCTCATATTGATCACATTATCAAAGACAGCATATATCCCTAATGTCTGCTTTAACCCAATTCTAAACAACATTACTCTTCTTGTCATTGATAATTGCAACAAAGTGGTTCATTCGTTGGATCctctttaaaaaacaaaaaaaaaaagcaagaatcAATGCAAAGAGGCCAATTTTCCAACTTTTTTGCTCTATTGTATGTTGCGGTGTATTTTTAGGTGTTTGTTAGAATCTTCAACCCCCTCCTTTTATATCTATTTATCATGCAATcttgattgaaaaataaataatacatcttttaattaatattattattaaatttaatgtgTTCATAGGTTTCACAGGTACCCGGGATctactaataattaatatacatgagtatacacatgcatgcagggaaaattaatatgattaaaaaaatctcttcttcgaataaattgattttgtttatttacacgcaaataaattatttgtgctAGAGTGTACAAATcatttgcacttttttttttttttttaaatgaacaaaTCTTGAACCTACATGAAAATACTCATTTTTAATGGTGGACCTACTATTTGTACATCCTAAGAACATTAGCATTGGCTTCATCGAAAGTttagtcaaatataaaatatgataaatttcatCAAATACAAATGCATTGGATTAgtgagaaattttgaattacAGTAAAtagatggattttttcaaatagaaagagttactattcatcaaacaaatctattttttattcacgaTTTAATCGGATTTCACGAATTTTCCTCCCTCcgtgttttctctctccttttctctcTTATTCTCGCTTTCACAGGACACCTTCTTCTCCACtaggttcttcttcttcctcaacagAACTACGTACCCCCCACACCTATATATCACAATTGCTCTGCAAATCGGAGCCTAGTGACCATTATCAGTTTGATAAAATGTCCAAGAGAGAAATGATCGCTGAAAAGAGagtttattttgggatttaggCTCTAGCCCAGCTATTAGATGAGTTTATTTCGTGAAGAGATTGGATTGGGTTTGGAATAAGTAATCAGGAACAAGGATGATTAGGTTCCATCTGGGATTGAGTTTGGGTCTATCTCATTGCAGGAGTGGCATGGTTGGGGCACCACGTCTCCTGTACCAGCCATGGTCATGAAAATCATTGAGGAGTTGAAGGCTTTGGAGACAGATATTGATGCCCAAATGAGGTTTGGCAGTAGTGGTGCCAAAAGAGATATTTCAACGTTTTTATTTGGCTCTGTGTGGTTTCTGCAGAGGCTAAAGAAAAAGagccttttgtttttatttttttgtgaattttaagCTTTCAATATTGTTTCTTTCCCTATTTTTCTCAACTAAGAATTGGAGCTGGGTGTTGAAGAACGCTCACTTTTCATTCTATGGGTTTAGAAAAATGGATGAATTAATTGGTTGATGTTAATTGTTTGTCTAATAATTTACATATACTTAGtataattgcaaaatatgaaaataaaaaataaaaataacattatattattattttgataaatctaaTAGTTAATCCAACGTGAAATTATGGATATAgagattttagatttatgaaaaatatgtatttttcatcaaattttaaagataattttgataaaactaATGCTAATGCTCCAAGACTGTATTGAACAtaagttattctattatcaagttGGTGTGTAGAGTGCATCATCcacataacttaaataataagatttaatttataagatttaaattttaatatttttcttctaaatcgAACTGTGCCACATAAGTATTTTACTATACATGTTATTTAAACCgtcttgtaaataaaattttttatttaatattattcttatttatataaaggacattcaaataatttgttgACAAAAAGTAAGCCAAACTCCATAAATAGGTACTTTTTATGATGGTTGAGTAACACTAGGACAAGGGAGTAAAAACTCTcattattgtgatttgtgatgCTGCTCAGTTGCTCATCTCTTACTTTCAATTATCACTAGTACTGTGGACAACCAtttatgattcattttttattaattttttttataaaattgatttatttaaaaaatatatatttataatttttttaaaaaaaaaaaaggattgacGTGTCACATCATTTTGCCCTTTTAAATCAAACACTCTTTCTAATTAGGCCACTTGTAGGGCCCACTAACTATTCTCCCCTGAAGCCCATTTTCCTTCTTATGTATTTAACTTTTTCCCTTAGCCGCAAACTTCGCCGAAATTTCACATTAGCAAACAAAACATGGGACCCATTATTCTGACGTGGCAAAGACTAGGCTCGACACATGGCCCGCGATTAGGGGCCCGTGGTATCCGTTCAATTTTGCGGACTCGGTGAAAGCTACGTCGTCACGCGGGAATTCTATTCCCTTTTAACGGATACACCTGTCGTTCGGGAAAATCTTAGCCGTTGACGATAGATTCCCTTAGTTCTGATCGAAGCCGTTGATGTCTACATTGTGGGGGATGatgatctacttttttaaaaagaaaaaaaaaaaattttggacgTTTTTGGACATTGGAGGGGTTTGGGCGTTTTGGGTAAATGATATTTGTttagaatttgtgattttcaaTCACATTGATGTGATTTATTTAAACggtttttattattgaatttaaaatcaaatacatcatttcttttttggatAGTGAAGATATTTGAATGCgatagttttttattattattaaataataatatacttataatttttttataattatttatataatttaaatttaaattgagaatatttttataaaatttataaaaatatctctaatttaaaataGGATTGTGAAAATGGcttatatatcattttccttattgcTATGTGATCTGCTCAATTCATTACAATataattgggttttttttgtaCTGATCAATCAAATTTTCTCTCGTCAAATTTTTCCTCTCTACCAAAACTCCCTTTTTCTAGATCTAactcgagggggtgggagcttcggctcctccccctcgttctctttctctctaccCTCTGGACCCTCTGTGTAGTGctccattttatattttttattgtattttgcaGGTTAAATAAGGGAGAAACGCGGATCTAGATCTTTCGGCAAACATGGATCAGCACGTGTCTCTCCATGGCattgcccagccgccgatcttcaagactacCGAAGACGGCGCCAAACAGAGCGGCGAGTTGCTCTCACGCGTGGCCAGAAGATATCGAAGATGTTTAGCGAGTGGCTCTCTCGCGCTGCCGGGAGGTCCTCTACTGTCGTCACGCACGACGCCACTAGGATCTATGAGTTTGGATCCTCCAAGATTGGCCGACGTTTTTCTCCCATGGTGGCGCGTGTTCTGCACGCGCCACCACAGCCGCTGGGAGCAGTTTTTGTGTCCGTGGTTGTAGCagcttttctttgttttttatttcgtgtcttgttcttcttttattgtaataaaaatccaaaaaaaaaaaaaatttgtcccgTCGGACCTCGGCCCGATCGGTGTGTTCTCCCCTCTCCGTTTAGGCGGTGTATGGGGTTGGTGCACCCTACTCTGCGTGGTCGGGATATGGGTTTTGTCACCTGGTTACTGTTACTCTGTCGAGGACAGAGATGTACACGACGAATCCCTTAtacttaggtctttagagatctgTCGTCTGAACTAGACCATGTCAATCACGAAAGTGTGCTGGGaagctattaacgtttgtaattgactttttaagtcatatttatatgttcactattatgaatgaaatgtgattcttattatcgaaaaaaaaaatttaggttttttttttttttttgtataatagtCTTTTCTGTTCGTATTTTAACTCTTTATTATTAAGAAGTGAggcaaatatattaaaaaaaaatcaaattcaagATTTCTGCAAACCCGTTACCATCAACAATTTATAACattcactaaaaaataaataaatacatgaagaGGTGTCCATTCCATATGGCAATCTCATATGGAATGTCCATTTCATGCATGATGTAGTAATTTCACATCAAAATGTGATTATCAAGATCGAATTAACATTGAGAAGAGCTACAACCATAATGAGATCTCGCAACAACAAACTCACAAACTGtatgatttcatataatacgttagatctattttataataaaaataacttaatataaatctaatatataatttaaacttatgtaatttctgaatttatttttgtgagatttctGTAGATAAAACATTTCATTAACATTTAGTCAGATTTTTAGGTATGAGAGAACATTAATTAGTCAAGTTCTGTACACCAATATTTTGGTACGTAGGATATCATGCCACCGACAGCAtgaatttttatgaagaaaaagaagatcacATTTATTCATCAACCGTAATTTCCACCAACGTAGGAATTTGTATTTGTATCCTAGCATTGCCCATTAATACACCAATAATTAATTGTGTGTATTTATGTCTAACAAACATCATTTATTGGTCATCATCATGTGAGTAATGTGTAGTCTAAAATATAGTTCTTGGAGACTGTAGCTAGGGTTTAGATCTTAGGATTCCCATTAAAACTCTAATGAGATTTCAATCCTACAAATTAGGATcataattttctataattttgaGTTAAACACTATTTCGTTGCTGCAGTCAAATGCCACTAGAATAGTGCTACgtgtacttacaattttatttacaagattcattttattggtttttttttttaaattcaaactttaaatttcaaattttatgattttcagtaTATTAATAACTGACAAGTAGAGAAATAAGTTTtctgtaagttttttttaactacattttagcattttccatGCTACTACTATAATCTTAGATTTGGATCGAGACTTTAGGACTTAGAGTGGAAAAGAGATAGACGCATAAAGtgaatctcataatatttattaaacactGAATGCTTCCTAAGATACTTACTCAGATAATTATAAATACTGtaagatctattttatatatctatctcttttttattctagactttaaaatttagataagaaATCTCTAATGGATCTAAATCCATCAATCTTAATTGCATGAAAAAGTGGGGGGCAACAGGTGAGTCCCCTTTCAAAGTACTCTGTGTTTCTGTGAAGTTTGTAACTTTGTTGATTATACAAGCCATGCGCCCTgaacaattaaaacaaattaatgactcGAAATAATGATAATACATTATTGAACTTGAAACCGTATAATTCAGGTCCTGACAgaatgatttttcattttttattaaaatgtttatttatttagttttttttgggTGGCATGGTTGGTCAATATTAGAGGTAATCAGCATGTTTAAAAGCATGGTCGGTTCTTTGTTAACCCTAAGTAAGGTCTATAATACAGCATCTGTAATGAATGCATgggttaattatatattatatctaccttcttctttttttccttttatatatatatatatatatatatatatatatatataaaaatcgtAATTAATCTTACAGTTATGGTAGGTAGAATACAGTTTATAAGTAATTTATGATGAGAAGATGTAGTTTTGCAATTTCAGATTGTCGCGTTTGTTTATGCAgtttagatgaaataagatgatatattttgttaaaagttgaataaaatattattataatataattttaaatttttgttttaagttttgaaaaagttgaattgtttattatattttgtgtgaaaatttaaaaaaactgtaatgattatatgagatgagatgagataatttgcgTTAATGAACCAAAAGCTACCAcattatattaactattaagtCATACTTCTGaccaaattcatatatatatatatatatatatatatatatatttctggtttgaaattttattttcactgtAATTGTGGACCATAAAgcaaagtaaaaattataatgtggttcagtatatttaatttgtttgtcatGCTTATATGCCTAGTTACCTGTCGCCTAAAGCATCATGGGTAACTAGTTTTAGGAAGAATTTGAAGGTCTCAAGTAGGAAAGAGACAAACATTTCATTGTACAacgtttatttttattcacataAATCCTGATAAATGCTTACTAAAATATGATTGATTCACTTTACGTATCAATCTTTCTATTTGAGATTAAGTTATTTCGATCCAATGTGgacaagaaataaagaaaaaagagatatgAATGCCccaataaaaaaggaaaaaaaaaaaaaagggagaggatGATTGTCTCCCTAATGAGAGAGTTAATAGCGTAGGAACATGTATATCACATACATAATCATATAAAGCCACGTGACATAGCTCCCAATATCATCATTCTTTACTAATTACGTGTTTCACTAATTACACCTAGGCTATGTTTGGATACCAAACATTTCTCAACACTTtctaagtattctcgtacttttgaaaatatttcacatgccaaacaacttaaaatactctcaatgggacccacaaacccacttcaatctctactcataactattcacaaacattctataatacttatcactattacatataaataaaaaataaaatcactataatatttatcactattaaatataaattaaattaaatcattataatatataaataaaaaataaaatcactataatatataaataaaaaataaaatcactataatatttatcactattaaatataaataaaaaataaaatcattataatatataaataaaaaataaaatcactataatatataaataaaaaataaaatcactataataaaataactataatatataaataaaaaatatttatcactattatatataaataaaaaataaaatcactataatatataaataaaaaataaaatcactataatatataaataaaaaataaaatcactataatatataaataaaaaataaaatcactataatatataaataaaaaataaaataactataatatataaataaaaaatatttatcactattatatataaataaaaaataaaatcgctat
This genomic window contains:
- the LOC108980906 gene encoding probable pectate lyase 5, with product MAIPPPPLFLITFLFSVLLPTLISSSPVQDPELVVKEVQRSINNASKARRNLGYLSCGTGNPIDDCWRCDPNWEKNRQRLADCAIGFGRNAIGGKNGKIYVVTDSSDKDAVNPKPGTLRYAVVQDEPLWIIFARDMVIKLKEELIMNSFKTIDGRGASVHIAGGPCITVQFVSNIIIHGIHLHDCKQGGNAMVRSSPRHYGWRTVSDGDGVSIFGGSHVWVDHCSLSNCDDGLIDAIHGSTAITISNNYMTHHDKVMLLGHSDSYTQDKGMQVTIAFNHFGEGLVQRMPRCRLGYFHVVNNDYTHWEMYAIGGSASPTINSQGNRFAAPDDRFSKEVTKHEDAPESNWKHWNWRSEGDLLLNGAFFTASGAGASSSYAKASSLGARPSALVGTITTSAGALNCRKGSHC